A genomic region of Cannabis sativa cultivar Pink pepper isolate KNU-18-1 chromosome 1, ASM2916894v1, whole genome shotgun sequence contains the following coding sequences:
- the LOC115706264 gene encoding regulator of nonsense transcripts UPF2, with protein MMEVSVCEVKGKMDHHEDEGRVGGGENIGKQNEEEAVARLEEMKKSIEAKITLRQSNLNPERPDSGFLRTLDSSIRRNTAVIKKLKQINEEQREGLLDDLRSVNLSKFVSEAVTSICDAKLRSSDIQSAVQICSLLHQRYKDFSPSLVQGLLKVFFPGKSGDDSDTDRNQKAMKKRSTLKLLLELYFVGVIEDSAIFVSIIKDLTSIEHLKDRDTTQTNLSLLASFARQGRIFLGLPLSGQEVYEEFLKGLNITSDQKKIFRKALHAYYEAASELLQTEHTSLRQLEHENAKILNAKGELSDENVASYEKLRKSYDQLYRNISSLAEALDMQPPVMPEDGHTTRVTSGDDASSNSTGKDSSVLEAIWDDEDTRSFYECLPDLRAFVPAVLLGEAESKMNEQSVKTQEQSTELAPESDQVQQTAPDSAEISTDSGASQEGRSTEKGKEKEEKEKDKSKDPEKEKGKEKDADKKGDTEKEKLKSIEGTNLDALLQRLPGCVSRDLIDQLTVEFCYLNSKASRKKLVRALFNVPRTSLELLPYYSRMVATLSTCMKDVSSMLLQMLEEEFNFLINKKDQMNIETKIRNIRFIGELCKFKIAPAGLVFSCLKACLDDFSHHNIDVACNLLETCGRFLYRSPETTVRMANMLEILMRLKNVKNLDPRHSTLVENAYYLCKPPERSARIAKVRPPLHQYIRKLLFSDLDKSTIEHVLRQLRKLPWSECEPYLLKCFMKVHRGKYGQIHLIASLTAGLSRYHDEFAVAVVDEVLEEIRVGLELNDYGMQQRRLAHMRFLGELYNYEHVDSSVIFETLYLILVFGHGSPEQDLLDPPEDCFRMRMVITLLETCGHYFDRGSSKRKLDRFLIHFQRYILSKGALPLDIEFDLQDLFADLRPNMTRYSSIEEVTLALVELEEHERTLPSDKTSSEKHSDSEIRSSFNSISANGQSAVNGNEGNGRLHDGLGDSDSDSGSGTLDPEGRDEEELDDENHDEECDTDEEDDDGGGPASDEDEVHVRQKVMEVDPLEAATFEQELKAVMQESMDQRRQELRGRPTLNMMIPMNVFEGSTRGVGGESGDEALDEEGGGIKDVQVKVLVKRGSKQQTRQMYIPRDCSLVQSTKQKEAAELEEKQDIKRLVLEYNDREEEELNGLGTQTLNHMQGSGSRGSTRGHLWEGSSGRGGTRHRHYSGGGIFYNRKK; from the exons ATGATGGAG GTGTCAGTTTGTGAAGTAAAGGGAAAGATGGATCACCATGAGGATGAAGGGCGTGTTGGTGGTGGTGAAAATATTGGAAAGCAGAATGAGGAG GAGGCTGTTGCTCGACTTGAGGAGATGAAGAAATCAATTGAAGCAAAAATAACACTTCGGCAGAGCAATTTGAATCCTGAAAGGCCTG ACTCAGGATTTCTGAGGACATTGGATTCTAGTATTAGGCGTAACACAGCAGTCATTAAAAAACTGAAGCAGATAAATGAAGAGCAGCGTGAAGGGCTGCTGGATGACTTGAGAAGTGTTAATCTAAGCAAATTTGTCAGTGAAGCTGTGACTTCCATTTGTGATGCCAAACTTAGAAGTTCAGATATACAATCAGCAGTTCAG ATCTGCTCTTTGCTTCATCAAAGATACAAAGACTTCTCCCCGAGCCTTGTTCAAGGGCTTTTGAAAGTCTTCTTTCCTGGAAAATCAGGGGATGACTCAGATACGGATAGGAATCAAAAGGCTATGAAGAAGCGCAGTACTCTGAAGCTACTTTTGGAACTTTACTTTGTTGGAGTTATAGAAGACAGTGCTATTTTTGTAAGCATTATCAAAGATCTTACCAGCATTGAACACTTGAAGGATCGGGATACTACTCAGACAAATTTATCTCTCCTTGCTAGTTTTGCTCGACAGGGAAGAATATTTCTTGGGCTTCCACTCTCTGGGCAAGAGGTGTATGAAGAG ttTCTTAAAGGTCTTAATATCACATCAGATCAAAAGAAAATTTTCAGGAAGGCATTACATGCATATTATGAAGCTGCATCAGAACTTCTTCAGACTGAGCATACT TCTCTTCGTCAATTGGAGCATGAAAATGCAAAAATTCTCAATGCCAAGGGAGAGCTAAGTGATGAAAATGTAGCATCATATGAAAAACTGAGAAAATCTTATGACCAGTTGTACCGCAATATCTCATC CTTAGCAGAGGCACTTGATATGCAGCCTCCAGTAATGCCAGAGGATGGTCACACAACTAGGGTTACTTCTGGAGACGATGCTTCCTCCAATTCTACTGGGAAGGATTCTTCTGTTCTTGAAGCCATATGGGATGATGAAGATACTAGGTCTTTCTATGAATGCTTGCCAGATCTCAG AGCATTTGTTCCCGCTGTATTGTTGGGGGAAGCAGAATCCAAGATGAATGAGCAATCTGTGAAGACACAAGAGCAATCCAct GAATTGGCACCTGAATCAGACCAAGTTCAACAAACTGCCCCAGACTCTGCAGAGATTTCTACAGATTCTGGTGCTTCACAGGAGGGCAGAAGCACAGAAAAAGGGAAGGAAAAGGAAGAAAAGGAGAAGGATAAGAGTAAAGACCCTGAAAAGGAGAAAGGGAAAGAGAAAGATGCTGACAAGAAAGGAGACACTGAAAAAGAGAAATTAAAAAGTATTGAAGGGACAAATCTGGATGCCTTATTGCAGAGACTTCCAGGTTGTGTGAGCCGTGATCTTATCGATCAATTGACT GTAGAATTTTGCTACTTGAATTCAAAAGCAAGTCGAAAAAAGCTTGTGAGGGCATTGTTTAATGTTCCAAGGACTTCATTGGAACTGTTGCCGTACTATTCACGCATGGTTGCCACATTATCAACATGTATGAAAGATGTTTCTTCCATGCTCCTACAAATGTTAGAAGAGGagtttaatttcttaattaataaaaag GATCAAATGAACATTGAAACAAAGATCAGAAACATTAGGTTTATCGGGGAACTATGCAAGTTTAAAATTGCACCAGCTGGCcttgtttttagttgtttgaAG GCTTGTTTAGATGATTTCAGTCATCATAACATTGATGTTGCTTGCAATCTTTTGGAGACCTGTGGTCGTTTTCTGTATCGGTCGCCTGAAACTACTGTTCGAATGGCTAATATGCTGGAGATATTGATGCGTCTGAAAAATGTCAAAAATTTGGATCCTCGGCATAGCACCCTTGTAGAAAATGCTTACTATTTGTGCAAACCACCCGAGCGGTCTGCTCGGATTGCTAAAGTTCGCCCTCCTCTGCATCAG TACATAAGAAAATTGCTATTTTCAGATCTTGACAAATCTACAATTGAGCATGTGCTGAGGCAGCTTCGTAAATTACCATGGAGTGAATGTGAACCCTATCTTTTAAAATGCTTCATGAAGGTTCACAGGGGGAAATATGGCCAGATTCACTTGATAGCTTCTCTCACTGCTGGCTTAAGTCGCTATCATGATGAATTTGCTGTGGCTGTTGTTGATGAG GTTTTGGAAGAGATTCGGGTTGGCCTGGAATTAAATGACTATGGTATGCAGCAGAGACGCTTAGCCCATATGCGATTTTTAGGAGAGCTATACAACTATGAGCATGTGGATTCGTCTGTTATTTTTGAGACGCTGTATTTGATTCTTGTCTTTGGCCATGGCTCACCAGAG CAAGATCTACTAGACCCACCGGAGGATTGTTTCCGCATGAGGATGGTTATTACTCTCCTTGAGACCTGTGGGCACTACTTTGATCGAGGCTCTTCTAAAAGGAAACTTGATCGATTTTTAATACACTTTCAAAGATATATCTTGAGCAAAGGTGCTTTACCACTGGATATTGAATTTGATTTACAG gatttatttgcTGATTTACGTCCCAATATGACTCGATACTCATCTATTGAAGAAGTTACTTTAGCTCTGGTGGAACTTGAGGAGCATGAACGTACTCTCCCATCTGACAAAACAAGTAGTGAGAAGCACTCTGACAGTGAAATAAGGAGTTCTTTCAACTCTATTTCAGCAAATGGACAGAGTGCTGTGAATGGTAACGAGggaaatggtaggttgcatgatGGCCTTGGAGACAGTGACAGTGATTCTGGAAGCGGGACTCTTGATCCAGAGGGGCGTGATGAAGAAGAACTGGATGATGAGAATCATGATGAAGAATGTGATACTGACGAGGAGGATGACGATGGGGGTGGACCTGCCTCAGATGAGGATGAAGTCCATGTGAGGCAGAAGGTGATGGAAGTTGACCCTCTTGAAGCAGCAACTTTTGAGCAAGAACTAAAGGCTGTCATGCAG GAAAGCATGGATCAGCGCAGGCAAGAACTACGTGGTCGACCCACATTAAATATGATGATACCAATGAACGTGTTTGAAGGATCAACCAGGGGGGTTGGTGGTGAAAGTGGTGATGAAGCATTGGATGAGGAGGGTGGAGGAATTAAGGACGTCCAGGTAAAAGTTCTTGTGAAGCGTGGGAGCAAGCAACAGACTAGGCAGATGTACATCCCTCGGGATTGCTCTCTTGTACAGAGCACAAAACAGAAAGAAGCAGCTGAGCTTGAGGAGAAACAAGACATCAAAAGGCTAGTTTTAGAATATAATGATAGAGAGGAGGAGGAACTGAATGGGTTGGGAACCCAAACATTGAACCATATGCAGGGTAGCGGCAGTAGAGGTTCCACCCGAGGTCACTTGTGGGAAGGAAGCAGTGGGAGGGGGGGAACACGTCATCGGCATTATTCCGGTGGTGGAATCTTCTACAACAGAAAAAAGTGA